One stretch of Pedobacter riviphilus DNA includes these proteins:
- a CDS encoding TetR/AcrR family transcriptional regulator, whose product MGITERKQREKQEMRQRILNGARKVFLQNGYEQTSMRNIASEISYSAGVIYFHFKDKGEIFHELHKEGFNLLLKQLHVLDSVVDPFERLKAVGRVFIQFAQENKDYYNLMFMVEEPLKSGEEGGFQIAQSAISHLHNLIRQCQDNGRFTDMDTDYFAFMFLSAIHGICALFCKDRTVSFTNKTNEALMDNGYACLVKLLEKG is encoded by the coding sequence ATGGGCATTACAGAAAGAAAGCAAAGAGAAAAGCAAGAAATGAGGCAGCGCATATTAAATGGTGCTAGAAAAGTATTTCTTCAGAACGGCTATGAGCAGACCAGTATGCGCAACATCGCCAGTGAGATCAGCTATAGTGCAGGGGTGATTTATTTCCATTTTAAGGATAAAGGTGAAATCTTCCATGAGCTCCATAAAGAAGGCTTTAATCTGTTGCTTAAACAGCTTCATGTACTGGATTCAGTCGTAGATCCATTCGAACGGTTAAAAGCCGTTGGTCGTGTATTTATTCAGTTTGCTCAGGAAAATAAAGATTATTATAACCTCATGTTTATGGTTGAAGAACCATTAAAAAGCGGTGAAGAAGGTGGTTTTCAAATCGCTCAGAGCGCCATCAGCCACCTGCATAACCTGATAAGACAATGTCAGGACAATGGCCGGTTCACGGATATGGATACTGATTATTTCGCTTTTATGTTCCTCTCCGCCATACACGGGATCTGCGCCCTGTTCTGTAAGGACCGGACCGTAAGTTTTACGAACAAGACAAATGAAGCGCTCATGGACAATGGTTACGCTTGTTTGGTTAAGCTCCTGGAAAAAGGGTAA
- a CDS encoding TonB-dependent receptor → MKSLYLLACFLFAGNIVFAQTSGKISGKVLLVDGLPYASASVTVLEIRKTTLTDEQGSYSFSGIEPGNYTVRIQLLGFPQKDLKVTVANGETTRADYRLEKENVQALQEVTVAGTTNKFIQKESMYIARLPLKNLENPQVYNSVPKALFQEQMALDLGSIAKNVPGAGIPMIANQGRVTFRSRGFDTEPNARNGVAGAAFSFIDPANLERIEAIKGPSATLFGNSIASSYGGLYNRVTKKPYNGFGGEVAYTTGSWNLNRLTVDVNTPINADRTALFRLNGATTWEHSFQDLGYTNSMSIAPSFSYQITDRLSLLLDVEFGQAKGTSVVRLNPYVAVPTGTAEITRSIADIGFPYNKTFLSNDLTYKTQMMNIFGQINYKISEEWTSQTILSRARSSISGDITALNGRSETTIRPNVIVGYTQFIATDFQQNFIGDFKIAGHRNRLVVGLDYYNNYNDFDRVTVNLPDVDFINTPASYRVSQFKVDSLTSRGVLRKETNRDNTYAVYASDVFSITERLNAMMSLRVNRYQYKGVYNISTGQTSGGLGAGGVQNGPFNQTSLSPKFGLVYEVYKDHVSLFGNYMNGFFNKSGVARDGSAFKAEYADQLEFGVKADIFDHKLVGTVSYYDIKVKNMLRPDPVDPNNYSVQDGSQLSRGLEIELTANPIAGLNIVAGYAYNDSKLTAAADPRNNGLRPGQSGPPNTYNFWVSYRIPMGKFSGLGAGVGGNIGDMSYYTNAYPTLTSGLSKFIIPSYKIFDASVFYDHTKFRIGLKVDNLTSEKAWSVRLTPQAPARFTGNFILKF, encoded by the coding sequence ATGAAATCATTGTACTTATTGGCCTGCTTTTTATTTGCAGGCAATATTGTTTTTGCCCAGACTTCCGGAAAGATATCTGGTAAAGTTCTTTTAGTCGATGGCCTGCCTTATGCATCAGCCTCTGTGACTGTTTTGGAAATCAGAAAAACCACGCTGACCGACGAGCAGGGAAGCTACAGTTTTTCCGGCATCGAACCTGGAAATTATACGGTGAGAATTCAGCTACTGGGATTTCCGCAGAAAGATTTAAAAGTAACTGTTGCTAACGGTGAGACCACGAGGGCAGACTACAGGCTCGAAAAGGAGAACGTACAGGCCCTTCAGGAAGTTACCGTTGCCGGTACGACCAATAAATTCATACAGAAGGAAAGCATGTATATTGCGAGGCTTCCACTTAAAAACCTGGAGAATCCACAGGTATACAATTCTGTTCCAAAAGCTTTGTTTCAGGAACAAATGGCACTGGATTTAGGAAGTATTGCCAAGAACGTACCGGGCGCAGGCATCCCAATGATTGCCAATCAGGGACGCGTGACGTTCCGTTCACGTGGTTTCGATACGGAGCCCAATGCCCGTAACGGGGTAGCCGGTGCAGCTTTTTCTTTCATTGATCCAGCGAATTTAGAACGTATTGAAGCCATCAAAGGGCCGTCTGCTACACTTTTCGGTAACAGCATTGCTAGTAGTTATGGTGGTTTGTATAACCGTGTAACCAAAAAACCTTACAACGGTTTTGGCGGTGAGGTAGCTTATACTACTGGGAGCTGGAACCTAAACAGGCTTACCGTTGACGTGAATACACCAATCAATGCCGATAGGACTGCTTTGTTCCGGTTAAACGGTGCAACTACCTGGGAGCACAGTTTTCAGGATCTTGGCTATACCAACAGCATGAGCATTGCCCCAAGCTTCTCTTATCAGATTACAGACCGTTTATCGCTGCTGCTGGATGTGGAATTTGGACAAGCCAAGGGAACTTCAGTCGTACGTTTAAATCCCTACGTGGCCGTTCCTACAGGTACCGCCGAGATTACAAGATCAATTGCCGATATCGGTTTTCCATACAACAAAACTTTCCTGAGCAATGATCTGACCTATAAAACCCAGATGATGAACATCTTTGGCCAGATTAATTATAAGATATCTGAAGAATGGACATCTCAGACCATTCTTTCAAGGGCGCGTTCTTCGATCAGTGGAGATATTACCGCGCTTAACGGAAGAAGTGAGACCACCATCCGCCCCAATGTAATTGTAGGCTACACCCAGTTTATAGCTACAGATTTTCAGCAGAATTTTATTGGTGATTTCAAGATCGCCGGACACCGTAACCGCTTAGTGGTTGGATTGGATTATTATAATAACTATAACGATTTCGACCGTGTTACGGTCAATCTTCCTGATGTAGACTTTATCAATACACCTGCGAGTTACCGTGTGAGTCAGTTTAAGGTAGATTCTTTGACTTCAAGAGGAGTGTTACGAAAGGAAACCAACCGAGACAATACCTACGCTGTTTATGCTTCAGATGTATTCAGCATTACAGAACGTTTGAATGCAATGATGAGCTTAAGGGTAAACCGCTACCAATATAAAGGTGTTTATAATATTTCTACGGGCCAGACTTCAGGTGGTTTAGGCGCAGGCGGGGTACAAAACGGGCCATTTAATCAGACCAGTTTATCTCCGAAATTTGGATTGGTATATGAGGTATACAAAGATCATGTTTCGCTTTTTGGGAACTATATGAACGGCTTTTTTAATAAAAGCGGTGTAGCAAGAGACGGAAGTGCGTTTAAGGCCGAATATGCCGACCAACTTGAATTTGGCGTAAAAGCCGATATCTTCGACCATAAATTGGTCGGTACGGTGAGTTACTATGACATTAAGGTCAAAAATATGCTGCGACCTGATCCGGTTGATCCCAATAATTACAGTGTCCAGGATGGCTCGCAGCTGAGCAGGGGGTTGGAAATCGAGTTAACGGCAAATCCAATTGCAGGATTAAACATTGTTGCAGGCTATGCTTATAACGACAGCAAGCTCACCGCCGCTGCAGACCCACGCAATAATGGTTTGCGCCCTGGGCAGTCTGGTCCGCCAAACACCTACAACTTTTGGGTCAGTTACCGCATACCTATGGGTAAATTCAGTGGTCTTGGTGCGGGTGTAGGCGGCAATATCGGTGATATGTCTTATTATACGAATGCTTATCCTACGCTTACGAGCGGTTTATCCAAGTTTATTATCCCATCGTATAAGATATTCGATGCAAGTGTTTTTTACGATCATACAAAATTCCGTATCGGCTTAAAAGTAGATAACTTAACCAGTGAAAAGGCTTGGTCTGTACGCCTTACCCCACAGGCACCGGCGAGGTTCACAGGGAACTTCATCCTAAAGTTTTAA
- a CDS encoding winged helix-turn-helix transcriptional regulator, which yields MRDERFCNSNCPFTRAIGTIGNKWKPIIINVISTRTVRFGQLDSIIPHISRKVLTEQLKELEEDGLLERIAYKELPPRVEYKLSEKGVAFLPILESIKEWNCKYEVAPMPSEADKKSRISYSRTA from the coding sequence ATGAGAGACGAAAGATTTTGTAATTCGAATTGCCCGTTCACGAGAGCTATTGGCACCATTGGTAATAAATGGAAGCCGATCATTATCAATGTAATTTCAACCCGCACCGTTCGTTTTGGTCAGCTGGATTCCATTATACCACACATTTCAAGGAAAGTACTAACCGAACAACTTAAAGAATTGGAAGAAGATGGATTGCTGGAAAGGATAGCCTATAAGGAATTACCGCCCAGGGTAGAATATAAGTTGTCTGAAAAAGGCGTAGCTTTTTTGCCAATTTTAGAAAGTATAAAAGAATGGAATTGCAAATATGAGGTAGCTCCGATGCCCAGCGAGGCTGATAAAAAAAGTAGAATAAGTTACTCCCGAACAGCATAA
- a CDS encoding SDR family NAD(P)-dependent oxidoreductase — protein MNRLTNKVAVITGGNSGIGLGIALEFKNEGAKGVIVGRNQETLDSAVAKLGDDFIAINADVTNLADLESVFATTAEKFGKIDVIVANAGGGAVGTVATTSETDFDQAIELNLKSVYFTVQKALPYMNDGASIILIGSNAAHRAYANFTLYGAAKAAVIYLAKGFSSDLLDRKIRVNVITPGTTDTPAFDKFVPAEQMEAVKKHFADQMPIGRIGQPTDIGKTAVFLASDDSSFMLGAELLVDGGMTYLSK, from the coding sequence ATGAACAGATTAACAAATAAAGTAGCTGTAATTACAGGCGGAAATAGCGGCATTGGATTGGGCATTGCACTAGAATTCAAGAATGAAGGTGCAAAGGGAGTTATTGTTGGCAGAAATCAGGAAACGTTAGATAGCGCTGTGGCGAAACTGGGGGATGATTTTATCGCCATCAATGCCGATGTGACCAATTTGGCCGACCTGGAGAGCGTGTTTGCTACCACCGCTGAAAAATTTGGTAAAATTGACGTGATCGTCGCCAACGCTGGTGGTGGCGCTGTAGGAACGGTGGCAACGACCAGTGAAACCGACTTTGACCAGGCCATTGAACTGAACCTGAAAAGTGTTTATTTCACCGTTCAGAAAGCACTGCCCTATATGAATGATGGTGCTTCTATTATTCTGATCGGATCAAACGCGGCACACCGGGCCTATGCGAATTTTACGCTTTATGGCGCTGCCAAAGCAGCGGTGATCTATTTAGCAAAAGGATTTTCAAGCGACCTTTTAGATAGAAAGATCAGGGTAAATGTCATTACACCAGGTACAACAGATACACCGGCATTTGACAAGTTTGTTCCTGCAGAACAAATGGAAGCAGTAAAAAAACACTTTGCAGATCAAATGCCGATAGGCAGGATCGGGCAACCGACTGACATTGGTAAAACAGCGGTTTTCCTGGCCTCTGATGATTCTTCGTTTATGTTGGGTGCCGAACTTCTTGTGGATGGCGGTATGACTTATTTATCAAAATAA
- a CDS encoding NADPH-dependent F420 reductase codes for MNNSQNNVAKSYAIIGFGKIGKALAKAFARKGIEVSIATTRNPESFASEAAAIGPSIIPTTLAEALKANVIFLAVRFESHADVAKTLPNWQGKIIVDVTNAYGVPLEQLGGQPSASVVAQAFTGGRLVKGFNHLGAAILEQDPAVHGGSRVVYLASDDDTAAAEIGELAKNLGFSPIQLGGLSEGGLLVQAQGNSWGKLIFKDLIKFDL; via the coding sequence ATGAATAATTCACAAAACAACGTAGCAAAAAGTTACGCAATTATCGGCTTTGGTAAGATTGGCAAGGCCTTGGCGAAGGCGTTCGCTCGTAAAGGCATCGAAGTATCCATTGCTACCACGCGTAACCCGGAAAGTTTTGCATCCGAGGCCGCCGCAATCGGACCCAGTATCATTCCCACCACACTGGCGGAAGCCCTGAAGGCAAACGTCATCTTTTTAGCGGTGCGTTTTGAGTCGCATGCAGATGTCGCAAAGACGCTGCCCAACTGGCAGGGGAAAATCATCGTCGATGTGACCAACGCCTATGGCGTACCGCTTGAGCAACTGGGAGGACAGCCTTCTGCAAGTGTCGTTGCCCAAGCCTTCACCGGCGGTAGGCTGGTGAAAGGCTTCAACCATTTGGGCGCTGCCATTCTTGAGCAAGATCCTGCCGTACATGGTGGAAGCAGAGTAGTTTATCTGGCAAGCGATGATGACACTGCAGCAGCTGAGATCGGTGAACTTGCAAAAAATCTCGGTTTTTCACCAATCCAATTAGGTGGGCTTTCGGAAGGTGGACTTCTTGTGCAGGCGCAGGGAAATAGCTGGGGTAAATTGATCTTTAAGGATCTGATCAAGTTCGACTTATAA
- a CDS encoding SDR family NAD(P)-dependent oxidoreductase: MSKLINKVAVVTGASKGIGAAIAKHFAAAGAKVVVNYASSKEGADKVVKAITDNGGMAIAIQADVSNEADVTRLFEETKQAFGTLDILVNNAVYQGYAPIELISAETFHNSFNVNVLGPILTIQAALKLFGDKGGNVINISSGASKMPLPGASLYSATKAALDAITISLSKELGAKNIRINSILPGATETEGAISAGVTAGSEYEKMFIANTPLGRRGKPEDIAKAAVFLASDESAWITGEQISVSGGMYGF; this comes from the coding sequence ATGAGTAAATTAATAAACAAAGTAGCAGTAGTTACCGGTGCTTCGAAAGGAATAGGCGCAGCGATCGCAAAACATTTCGCGGCAGCAGGCGCAAAAGTTGTTGTAAATTATGCCTCAAGTAAGGAAGGCGCAGATAAAGTGGTGAAAGCCATAACCGACAATGGTGGCATGGCCATTGCGATACAGGCTGATGTTTCGAATGAAGCCGATGTAACCAGGCTGTTTGAAGAAACAAAACAGGCTTTCGGTACCTTGGACATTTTGGTCAACAATGCGGTTTATCAGGGATATGCACCTATTGAACTGATATCTGCAGAAACATTTCATAATAGTTTCAATGTTAATGTACTTGGCCCCATACTAACTATCCAAGCAGCTTTGAAACTGTTTGGCGATAAGGGTGGGAATGTCATCAATATCAGTTCGGGTGCCAGCAAGATGCCTCTTCCGGGAGCTTCTTTATATTCTGCAACTAAAGCCGCATTAGATGCCATAACGATCTCTTTGTCAAAAGAGCTGGGTGCAAAAAACATTCGTATCAATTCTATTTTGCCGGGTGCTACAGAAACAGAAGGTGCAATTAGTGCGGGTGTCACCGCTGGCAGTGAGTATGAAAAAATGTTCATTGCCAATACACCGCTCGGTCGCAGAGGTAAGCCCGAAGACATTGCTAAAGCCGCAGTATTCCTTGCTTCCGATGAGTCGGCTTGGATTACGGGAGAGCAGATTTCCGTTTCGGGCGGTATGTATGGTTTTTAA
- a CDS encoding T9SS type B sorting domain-containing protein — protein sequence MMLTRILLFLFFWSFIIKVQAQAPVNDDIKTATPIKNITVYCSNDAAFTSINATPSGYRKGFFWNSEGKDIWYSFTAIGTDITATVTGQSVGNSNTLVNPLIAFYTYKDNVLTEQIGSMTSESNITMAYKGGLVIGETYYLRISADNNATGSFKLCVNSYNPPNKPGQDFTSASYLCSKDSFTELKVTGAGPNNHEAAGTCLSVESNSAWYTWIAANNGTLGFTITPTAVTDDIDWVLFDLGPSTSAATPSSVNAIRCAAGSGVDCSPRYYITGANSASADLTEHGGCSPDQDGFVKAVDMIEGHQYALLIDNFSNRNNGFSLAFDGNGEFAGPKSAINIKTENACLSTQKFIFTADASNYSSLKWSFGEGASIANASTTGPVEITYATPGTKTVVLEAFSVRGCRTVSSYSFYVALKPDKPIISANRTNFCLGTTMELSIAEVPDATYQWTGPANFSDSTAVISVPITDFAQAGDYAVTVKVGNCYSEMATINIPTIVRNPVADFKTDPIVPGKFAAPVPITFLNHSRNADYFEWSFGDDEISSDYQPTHVYQKKGNYTVILKAFTNNGCVDIFTLHNLMVLDGSELQIPNSFSPNGDGINDLLNINVSNLKRFNFKIFNRYGDEVFFTTNIFDSWDGTWRNKPVPVGAYYYVLNGTNVFNQEVRFTGSITLIR from the coding sequence ATGATGTTAACACGCATACTCCTGTTTCTGTTCTTCTGGTCGTTTATTATTAAAGTACAAGCTCAGGCTCCAGTGAATGACGATATAAAAACAGCCACACCAATTAAAAACATTACGGTATACTGTTCTAACGATGCCGCCTTTACCAGTATTAATGCTACACCAAGTGGTTATAGAAAGGGCTTTTTTTGGAATAGCGAGGGAAAAGACATCTGGTATAGCTTTACAGCCATTGGTACCGATATTACGGCCACGGTAACCGGGCAATCGGTAGGAAACAGCAACACATTGGTTAATCCGCTCATTGCCTTTTACACATACAAAGACAATGTACTTACCGAACAGATCGGTTCGATGACTTCAGAAAGTAATATTACAATGGCTTATAAAGGTGGCTTGGTTATAGGTGAAACTTATTATCTGCGTATCAGTGCAGATAATAATGCCACAGGAAGTTTTAAGCTCTGTGTAAACAGCTACAATCCGCCGAATAAACCTGGTCAGGATTTCACATCTGCTTCTTACCTATGCAGTAAAGACAGTTTTACCGAGCTTAAAGTAACGGGTGCAGGCCCAAACAACCACGAAGCTGCCGGTACCTGTTTAAGCGTCGAATCGAACAGTGCCTGGTATACCTGGATAGCAGCCAATAATGGTACTTTAGGTTTTACCATTACGCCTACTGCTGTTACCGATGATATAGATTGGGTATTATTTGATTTAGGCCCCTCAACAAGCGCTGCCACACCATCTTCTGTTAATGCCATCCGCTGCGCTGCAGGTAGTGGTGTCGATTGCAGTCCGAGGTATTACATTACAGGCGCCAACAGCGCTTCGGCAGACCTAACTGAGCACGGTGGCTGTTCCCCGGATCAAGATGGTTTTGTAAAGGCAGTAGATATGATTGAAGGTCACCAGTATGCTTTGCTGATCGACAATTTTTCGAACAGAAACAACGGTTTTAGTCTCGCCTTTGATGGTAACGGGGAATTTGCAGGACCAAAATCAGCTATAAATATAAAAACCGAGAATGCCTGTCTCAGTACACAAAAATTTATATTTACAGCCGATGCCAGTAACTACAGCAGCTTAAAATGGAGCTTTGGTGAAGGTGCCAGCATTGCCAATGCCAGTACCACAGGTCCTGTTGAAATTACTTATGCTACGCCAGGTACCAAAACAGTAGTGCTCGAAGCCTTTTCTGTAAGGGGATGCCGCACCGTAAGCAGTTATTCTTTTTATGTGGCTTTAAAACCCGATAAACCAATTATTTCTGCCAATAGAACCAATTTTTGCTTGGGTACAACGATGGAACTTAGCATAGCAGAAGTACCGGATGCTACCTACCAATGGACTGGGCCTGCCAATTTTAGCGACTCAACAGCAGTAATTAGTGTACCCATAACCGATTTTGCACAGGCCGGCGACTATGCGGTAACCGTAAAAGTGGGCAATTGTTATAGCGAAATGGCCACAATCAATATTCCAACCATCGTGAGAAACCCTGTAGCAGATTTCAAGACAGATCCTATTGTGCCTGGTAAATTTGCAGCCCCTGTTCCCATCACTTTTTTAAACCATTCGCGAAATGCCGATTATTTTGAATGGAGTTTTGGTGATGATGAAATCTCTTCCGATTACCAGCCCACACATGTTTACCAGAAAAAAGGAAATTATACTGTAATACTTAAGGCTTTTACAAACAATGGCTGTGTAGATATATTTACGCTCCACAACCTGATGGTGCTGGATGGAAGTGAACTGCAGATCCCAAACTCTTTTTCGCCGAATGGAGATGGCATTAACGACCTGCTGAATATTAATGTAAGCAATTTAAAAAGATTTAATTTTAAAATCTTTAACCGTTATGGTGATGAAGTTTTCTTTACTACTAATATTTTCGACTCCTGGGATGGTACCTGGCGTAATAAACCTGTACCGGTTGGCGCTTACTATTATGTACTAAACGGAACCAACGTTTTTAATCAAGAGGTGCGTTTTACGGGGTCTATTACATTGATCAGATAA
- a CDS encoding PorP/SprF family type IX secretion system membrane protein, which yields MKKWLLLLILCANVRLYAQQRPQYTQYLLNSYLLNPALSGIENYTDVKVGYRQQWAGLQDAPKTAFVSAHWALGDEYLWSNALSFETDGNDPRARSYTQNYTASPAHHGVGFIAVSDKAGQLTTTTFDMSYAYHLQLNNQLNLSLGVAGGISRIAIDINALLFENPQDPALNNAVNARLLPDLSVGAWLYGANFFSGLSVQQILPQKLSFSGDKQYQTGKQVQHVFLNSGYKFYLAEDLNITPSLLFKYTPNIPLSVDINVKMGFKDRIWIGAGYRKQDALNMMAGFNISHLFNLSYSYDVTTSTLNQASKGSHEIVLGLLLNNVYKVVCPQRQW from the coding sequence ATGAAAAAGTGGCTGCTGTTGTTAATATTGTGTGCAAATGTAAGGCTTTACGCACAGCAACGGCCACAGTATACCCAATATCTGCTTAATAGTTACCTGTTAAACCCTGCGCTAAGTGGCATTGAAAACTATACGGATGTAAAAGTGGGGTACAGGCAGCAATGGGCTGGATTGCAGGATGCACCTAAAACGGCTTTTGTATCTGCACATTGGGCACTTGGCGATGAATACTTGTGGTCTAATGCCTTATCATTTGAAACGGATGGTAATGATCCACGTGCCAGGAGTTATACCCAAAACTACACTGCTTCTCCTGCACACCATGGCGTAGGTTTTATCGCCGTATCCGATAAAGCTGGTCAGCTCACTACCACTACTTTTGATATGAGTTATGCCTACCACTTGCAGTTAAACAATCAATTAAATCTTTCATTGGGCGTTGCCGGCGGTATCAGCCGCATAGCGATCGATATTAATGCCCTTCTGTTCGAAAATCCACAGGATCCGGCTTTAAACAATGCCGTTAATGCGAGGCTTTTACCCGATCTTTCTGTAGGCGCATGGTTGTATGGAGCCAATTTTTTTTCGGGACTTTCCGTGCAGCAGATTTTGCCACAGAAATTAAGCTTTTCTGGAGATAAACAATATCAAACAGGCAAACAGGTTCAGCATGTTTTTCTTAATAGTGGTTATAAGTTTTACCTGGCCGAAGATCTGAATATTACTCCTTCCTTATTGTTTAAGTACACACCAAACATACCGCTATCGGTAGATATAAATGTAAAGATGGGTTTTAAAGACCGCATCTGGATTGGTGCAGGTTATAGAAAACAGGATGCCTTAAATATGATGGCTGGTTTTAATATCAGCCACCTCTTTAACCTCAGCTATAGTTATGATGTTACCACTTCTACGCTTAATCAGGCCAGTAAAGGGAGCCATGAAATTGTGTTGGGTTTATTGCTCAATAACGTTTATAAAGTGGTATGTCCGCAACGGCAATGGTAG